In the Endozoicomonas sp. SCSIO W0465 genome, GTCAGCACCTGCACAATGGCCTGCTGTATGACCCTATCCATCACGGTAGGGATTCCCAGCAAACGCTCACCGCCGTCCGGCTTTTCTATAACATGTCGGCGCACGGGTGATGGCTGGTAGGTTCCGTCCAATAAGGCTTGACGCACTGAAGGCCAATGCTGTTTGGCAAAGTCTGGATAAGCTTCAATAGTGACTCCATCAATACCCGGAGCACCCTTGTTGCTTTTGACCTGTTTCCATGCACTTGCCAGATTAGCCGGTTCAAGTACGCAATTTAGTAGATCATGGTTCAAAGCTGGTTAAAGATTCTGTCGCCAAGTACGGTGAGTCGCCGGACGGCTGCATCGCCTTGAGGGAATCAGTCTCCTCTTTGTCGTCGATGTTCGGCCCTTCGCTAACGACTTCCCATCCGTTAATGGCTTCTGTCGTACAGCTACTATGGCCTCTGCTGACTTCTGTCCAATCACCACGCGGAGTTACCTCTGCTGGCGCTATTGGTTGCCATCGGGTTTGCTCGAACAGGATGATGAGACCTGTTCGCCGAGCCTGTTGTAACCAGTGGCTGAGAACTGGGAATTACCAATCGCATGTTGAACAGATCTCCCCGGATAAGGACATGAACTTTCAGTGCACAACCGCCGCATTTACCGTGTCTCACGAACCATAGGGCTTTGTGATCCTTGGCTCACTCGCCCAGAGACTCAGCCTTATATGCGATTTCTGTACGTCGGCTCGCACCTTTGCACTCAGACTGCCTCCGCACAGCCCCTCGCGGGACTGCACTTGCCTTAAGCTAGTGGTTGTCATCAGCAGGCGTCTTTACCGCCAGTCAGATGTAGGTTCTCCCACAGGGGACTTTCACCCCATCAGTTCATGCCCATGCCGGGCGTACCAAGCTGTCTATGATGCCCTGAAAGAAGCATTTCCCGGCAGGTTCTCAACGGTCAGTCCTGCTGCCGTCGAGCTTCATACGACAATGGATCTTCTCACCAACAACCTGGTGCGGGTGCAGCTGACTGAAGATACCCGTTCAGAAAGAGACTGTCTGCCACCACTGCCAACATCCATGGCCTATATCCTGATGCTAATGGATGCCGGTTATTTTGAGCTGGAACTCTTTGCCGCTATTGATGACAGGGAGGGTTCTTTTATCTGCAAGGCACCTCAGAGTATCAACCCGACGATACTCAGCGCGGTACGGGAGGATGGCAAGAATCTCAATCGCTACAAAGGACAAAAACTGAAGGATGTACTGTCTGGCTTCCCCAAAGACCAGTGCCTCGACCTGGATGTAGAATGGCCGGGATTCAAAGCCTGGCCATTCCGCTTGGTTGTCCGCTGGAATGACAAAAAACAGAAGTGGGTTTTCGTTGTGACCAACCTGAACCGGGTGGAGTTCACCTTGAGTGATGTGCTCCAGGCCTATCGTCTACGGTGGCAGATAGAGCTGATTTTCAAAGAGATCAAATCCTATTCAGGGTGGCATCGTTTTAACACCAAATCAGCGACACTGGTGTTTAGCCTGATTCTGATGTCCTTTGTGGTTGTGACGTTGAAAAGGTACCTTGCCCATGCTGCACAGGCGAACCTCTGTGAAAGTGGGAGCATTGAGGAAATCTCGACGCACAAGGTGATGAAAAGTGGGACTCACCTGTTTGGTAATGTGATTTCATCGTTGATAAATGCAGGAAAGTCATTGGTCTCATGCATTAAAAAGCTACTGGACTTCTGGGGAAATAATGCGAAACGAGAACACCCTGCACGGGATGGTTGTTCAGGGCGTACAAGATTAGGCTTCTGTGCAGTGGGTGGAGCTTAATGTCTACCTTAAGTGGTTTCACTAACCTCAATGTTTTTATAACACGGTACGCAGTGTCAGAGAGAGCTCTCAGAAACAGACTATGGCTAAAATCAGTAGTGAAGAACGAGCCCGCCGTCAACAATCGTACGACGCAGTTATTCTGAATATTTTCATGACAGAAAGCTGGGAGGCGATCACCTATGACCGCCTGTCCAGAGAGCTGGACATCAGTAAATCAACACTGCAGCGTTACTACCCGAGCAGAATGCATTTTGTCAGCGCCCTTGAGGGTAACGTGATGCCAATCGTTGCCCGTAATCTTGATTGGCTCTATTTTGATTACGAACTGCTCTACAGTGAAAACTGACTGTAGGTCACGAAAAACAAGGATTGAGCAACATTACCGGACAATATGCTGACAACCTTTGTAGATAAAGGGCTTCAGCAATGTTCAACCCAGTAGCAGTCTGAAATCCTACAAGAGCCTCTTGATTTAGGCAGCAACCGGTCGTTTATCGCATCCTGGGAAACGGCATTAAACAGTGACCCCGATTTCCGGAATGTCGTCAGAATGTTCATTGATAACCTGATGTCCCGTTCGCCCCACCCTACCACCCAGGAAGCCATGATGCACCTGCTTGGACAACTGAAGACGGTTACATCCGATGATGATGCCCTGAAAACATTGAAAATTGCCTTGGGTACCTCAGTTCTGTCATTCAATAATTTTTTATAATATCGATTTCGAACAAATGTACAGCTCTGGGGTAAAGAAGCATGACCATAAGACCTGGAATTTATTCCAACTGCACCAGAGAGATCGCAAAAACCACGAAGATCCTGTCTTATCCTTTTTACCCTTGGTGATCTCTCTGGTTCAACAAAACATCCCGTCAGTCGGCTGTTCGAACCACTTTGAAATTATCCCACGCCTGAGAAGTTGGCATCACTTCAAGACTGTTAATATTGATATGCGCTGGCTGCTGGGCAATCCAGAGAATAATATCGGCTATGTCTTCCGGACGAAGCGGATTAACCCCTTGATAAATGCTGTCACTTTTCGCCTGATCTCCCTTGAAACGCACCAGTGAAAACTCGGTTTCACACATTCCGGGCTCAAGACTGGTCACCCGAACGCCACTACCGGCAAGATCACAGCGCAGGTTCCGGGAAAACTGAGCCACAAAAGCCTTGCTGCCACCATAGACATGGCTACCCGGATAGGCCCAGTTGGCCGCGACCGAAGCCAGGTTAATAATGGCAGCTTTCGGTTGCGCACGGAGAATAGGCAATAATTTATGGGTCACATTCACCAGGCCGGTCACATTGGTATCGATCATGGTATGCCAGTCTTCCAGACTGGCTTCCCAGGCAGGACCCGCTCCCAGCGCAAGCCCGGCATTATTGACCAGAACTTCAATATTCCGAAAGCTTTCGGGCAATGCATCAACCATATCAGATACGGCCCGGGCATCACGGACATCGAGCGTGACACAATGAACCGGCACTTTGACAGACAACTCTTCAGCCAATGCCTTAAGCCGTTCACTGCGGCGACCGGTGATGATCAGTGAATAGCCATGTTCTGCAAACAGTCTGGCACTGGCCAAACCAAAGCCGGAGGTCGCTCCGGTCACTAAAACGGTGGTAAAACCCATGTTATGTTACTCCTGTTGGATGGTTTCCCGCACATTTGCCACATCAAAACAAGCATCTTATGACAATAATTACTGCTTTAAATCCCATTAAAGAGAACTTTTTTAATTCTTTCGTGTCTAATTAACACATAAGAAGGATACAACCGTGATGAGCATAATTAAGTTGCCAATAATACCATGCACTGTTGATTTATCGCTGCGTGCCTGATGTGTCAGGCGTCCTGACAAGCAACAGTCTTGGGGCAGGTCTGCTCAAAAAACCAAAAATGAATGCGCTTGACAGGAGAGTCCAATGCACCCAATCAACAAGATACCGACCAATCCTCAGCCAGATTATGGAATTCCCAGGGAAGGAAAGGATTGCCGAATTTGTTTTTCTCCGTTTTTATCCTCGGAGACCCCTTTTGTATCGAAGACCGAATGTCAGCATATCTATCACACAGCTTGCATTTTAGGTAACTGTTCAGCACCCCCACATAAATCTGGAATTTTCTGATTTTTATACCATCCTCTTAAGCACCATTTTTCCACAATATTCGCCAGCATGATTCCAGAACTACCCGCAACTATGTCGGCTGAGATTCTCTTGAAAGAGAATGCAGAGCTGCGGATGAGAGTTGCCTGTCTGGAAGAGCGATGTCGAGAATTGGAAGAAAAGGTTGGCAAGAACAGTCAAAACAGCAGCAAGCCGCCATCGTCTGATGGTTATCAAAAACCTTGTAAAAACAGTAATTCTCCAGATCATTCTGACGACCTTTCCGCAGATAAAGGTACCGATCCATCGGATGAAAAACCCAATCCTAAAAGTCTGAGACAGTCTTCTGGTAATAAAGCCGGTGGAAAGAAAGGGCATCAGGGCACTTGTCTTAAACAGGTCGATATCCCTGACTATATTGAGTACCTTCCGGTTAAAGAATGCAATAAATGTCAGGCGTCTCTTCTTGATAGTGAGCCGGTCAAATATATTGAACGACAGGTGTTTGAACCAGGGAGACCGGGTGAATTTGAAGTAACGGCCCATAGAGCTGAAGTAAAAATCTGCACTTGTGGTTGTCGGAATCAGGCTGAATTCCCGGAAGGTGTTACCGCTGCCGCACAATATGGCTCAGCCACACAGGCTATGGCCGTCTATCTTAACCAATACCATTTCCTGCCTTTTAAGCGCGTGTCAGAGTATTTTAATACTCTCTATAAAATGAGTGTAAGTGCAGGCTCTGTCGCCAATTTTGTGGCCAGAACCTATGAAAATCTGGCTTCTACTGAAGAGGTTATTCGTGACGCCTTGCGGGAATCGTCTGTTGCCGGAGCCGATGAAACGGGTATGCGGGCCGAGGGCTCTTTGCACTGGCTACACGTTATGCGGGATGAACAATGGACGCTCTACTACTTGTCTGAAAAGCGAGGTCGTGAGGCCATGGACACGATGGGCATACTGCTAACATTTGCAGGCGTTCTGGTTCATGATCATTGGAAATCCTATTTTGCATATGCGGCAACTCACGTACTTTGCAATGCCCATCACCTGAGGGAGCTTTTGGGTGTTGTTGATAGGGACAGCAATCAACTGGCGTTGCGATTGATGAAGCTACTGAGGCTTTCCTGGCATTACTGCAAGGGCTTTAAGACCATAGGTATGCTACAGATGCCAAGTGTTGTCTGTGAACGAATCGAGAAGATTTATGACCGGTTGCTTCAGCGGGCTCTAATGAAAGAAGTCGTCTATATGGAGAAGCAACGAGAGGAGCTTAAGCGCAAGAAAGTCAAGAATACTAAAGCTTACAATCTCTTCAAACGACTCACTGAGTTCAAGGCTGAGACACTGCGCTTCATGTCAGATTTTACCATTCCCTTCGATAACAATGGCAGTGAACGGGATGTTCGAATGGCCAAGTTAAAGCAGAAAATCTCAGGCTGCTTCAGGAGTGCAGACGGTGGTTCTATGTTTGCACGGATTCGCAGCTATTTGTCGTCTGCCAGAAAACAGGGAATGGACATATATCAATCACTTCATAGAGCTGTTCGGAATTACTGTAATATGCCTTTGCTCAGTGCTGAATAGTTACCATTTTAGAATGGCTCAACATTAAAAAAACATGCCCTTTATGCGTACGCAAAGTAGACACTGTCTCAACCATACCCCTAATAAATAACTCTGAGACCGAAGTTCCCCTGGTAGCCGCCTGTCGCTATGGCAACGTTGATTTTATCAGATCGCACTATGCTAAAAGTCCTGACGACATTACCCGTTGCTACTGCTCAAATACCCATAGTGAAGAGGTACCCCTGATTGTGATTGCCACTGAAAGCAAGCAGCTTGAGGTGGTTCGTTTGCTATTGGATTATCACCCCAACGCCATTATTCCTCGCTGTAAGATTGAAACAGATGCACTAGCCATTGCACTGGACAAGGGGCATCTGGAGATAGCTGACTTACTCCTTAGCAGGCATATCAATGTTGTCCCCAGCGATCTTTACCGCGCAGCCCGGCAAACCAATAGCTCTGAAACATTCATCCGGATATTAGAAAAACTCAGGGAAAATCGCTCCCCGGATGACTTTCATCGAGTAATCAATGGCAGTGTTACGAAAGACATCTCCCCGCTCAGGGACTGCGCCAGCAGAGGAACAGCAGACAATGTCAAAGCACTGCTGAAATATGGTGCCGACGTGGATGCCAAGGGATCTAATGGACACACAGCCCTGTATTTTGCCGCTGTTAATGGCCATTTAGATGTTGTCCAACCGTTACTGAAGCATGGTGCGGATACCAATGTCACCGTGTACAATGGCCTCTCTATGCTGCTGGCCACCATACAATATGGACACTACCGGGTAGCCACGGTATTAGCAAAGCACCCTGGAACCGATATTCATCTGGCTTACGAGGAAGAAACTCCAATAATGGCATGTTTCGAAGCCTATAGAAGTGGAATCAGTGTGGACATGGAGCTAGTCAAAACTCTGGTACAAGCTGGAGCACATATTGACAGAGGTAAGATACCTCCTTTTGCCCACGCCATTATGCACTACACCTCAGAAGTTGTCAGTGTATTGATTGACGGCCAAAACAGGGGAAAGATTAACCAACCGGTTTTTACCGGGGAGCAATCAATAGAACTGTTCTGCAATGACCAAAACCAGCTGAGATCAGAGTTTGTGGAATATTATTCCCACTTTAAAAGTGAGGATAGTTCAGGCATGAGACCTCTAACTTTAGCCATCTTTTGCAAAAAACCACGGACTGCACAACTACTTATTAATGCCGGGGCCAGAGCAACCAGAAATGATCAAAAGCTTGCTGCAATAAAAGAAATTAGAGAATTAATCATATTTCCCCCATCACAACAACTCCTCTGTACCTCTGGTGCTTCACACAGTCAGGAGGCTCAGGCCACAGAAATTAATAACCCGTTGGCAACAGCCATTATCGCGGGAACGTCTGCAGAAGATATCATCTCTCGGTATCGCGTTAACAAAAAAGGGAAAAAACCATTGGTTGATGAAGCTGTCGTTGATCTTACAGAATCCATAAAACTACTTGAGACGAAATTTTCCGCAACCTCTGAACGTGACAACTATTGTAAATGTTTAAAAAGGAGCGATGGTAAGGGAATGAGGCCGATAACACTGGCTGTTTTATACCAAAACCAGACAGCCTTTGAGTCGCTGATCAAAGCCGGAGCCTTCATTAGAATAAACGACTATCGCCTTGCAGGATTAGTCAATAATAAAGCGATGCAACAGACGATTTATCAGAAATTAACTAAAGAACACCAGCAGAGATTAGACGAGAAGCACCGGCAGTAGACCGTAGAATTGCAAAAAAAAGCCGGTGACAATGAACCGGCTTTTTTACCACAATGTTTTTTACCACATTGCTAATCCAGAGAATCAGCCACCAAAATCATCCAGCAGGATGTTCTCAGGCTCTACGCCCTGGTCTTCCAGCATCTTGATGACTGCAGCATTCATCATGGGTGGTCCACACATGTAGAACTCGCAGTCTTCCGGCGCCGGGTGATCCTTCAGATAGTTATCAAACAGAACCTGGTGGATAAAGCCGGTGTAGCCGGTCCAGTTATCTTCTGGCAACGGATCGGACAGCGCCAGATGCCAGCTGAAATTTTCATTCTCTTCGGCCAGCTTGTCGAACTCATCCACATAGAACGCTTCACGCAGGGAGCGGGCTCCGTACCAGAAAGAGATCTTCCGCGTGGAAGACAGGCGCTTCAGCTGGTCAAAGATGTGCGAGCGCATGGGCGCCATACCCGCACCACCACCGACAAAGACCATCTCGTTGTCCGTCTCTTTGGCAAAGAACTCACCAAAAGGCCCGTACACGGTCATCTTGTCACCGGGCTTCAGGTTAAAGACGAAGGAAGACATCTTGCCGGGAGGGAAGTCTGTACCCGGAGGTGGTGAAGCAATACGGATATTAAACTTCAGCAGACCTTTCTCTTCCGGATAGTTGGCCATGGAGTAAGCGCGGATGGTTTCTTCATCCACCCTGGAAACGTACTGCCACTGGTTAAACTTGTCCCAGTCACCACGGTACTCTTCAGCCACATCAAAATTTTTGTATTCAACAGTATGAGGAGGACATTCCAGCTGAACGTAACCACCGGCACGGAAGTTAACGTCTTCGCCTTCTGGCAGTTTCAGAACCAGCTCCTTAATGAAGGTCGCTACGTTGTCATTGGAAACAACTTCGCACTCCCACTTCTTGACACCGAAGAGTTCTTCTTCAACCTCAATTTCCATGTCCTGCTTAACCGCCACCTGACAGGAGAGACGCCAGCCTTCCTTCTCTTCACGCTTGGTGAAGTGGGAGCGCTCGGTTGGCAGCATTTCGCCACCACCAGACAACACCTTACACTTACACTGCGCACAGGTACCACCACCGCCACAGGCAGATGGCAGGAATACACCGGCACTGGACAAGGTGTTGAGCAGCTTGCCGCCGGCAGCCGTTGTTACAGCCTTCTCAGGATCTTCGTTAATCCCGATGGTCACGTCACCCATACTGACCAGTTTCGAACGGGCGGCGAGGATGACCAACACCAGCGCCAGTACGATAATGGTGAACATGGCAACGCCATAGATAATATTTAAATCCATATCGTCCCAATCCCCCTTACAGCTGAACGCCAGAGAACGACAGGAAGCCCAGGGACATCAAACCAACGGTGATGAAGGTAATGCCCAGACCTCTGAGTCCTGCAGGTACATCGCTGTACTTGAGCTTTTCACGAATGCCCGCCAATGCAGCAATGGCCAGAGCCCAGCCCACACCAGCACCGAAACCATAAACCACGGACTCACCAAGATTGTAGTCACGCTGAACCATGAACAGTGACGCACCCATAATGGCACAGTTTACGGTGATCAGTGGCAAAAATACGCCCAGCGCGTTGTAAAGAGCGGGTACAAACTTATCCAGAAACATTTCCAGAATCTGTACCAGGGCGGCAATAACCCCGATGTAGGTAATCAGGCCCAGAAAGCTCAGGTCAACACCGGGAACCAAGGCACCGTCTTTCAGGATGTTCTGGTAAATGATGTTGTTAATGGGCACGGTAATGGTCAGTACGGCAACCACCGCAACCCCCAGACCCAGTGCGGTTTTCACCTGCTTGGATACCGCCAGGAAAGTACACATCCCCAGGAAGAAAGCCAGCGCCATGTTTTCCACGAACACTGCTTTCACAAATAGCGAAATAAAATGTTCCATGACTTAGTGCGCCTCACTGAATTGGGTGTTAGGTGCAATCTTGAATTCCACCGCTTCAACCTGGTCTGTCTTCCAGCTGCGAATCGCCCAGATCAGCAGACCGATCAGGAAGAAGGCACTCGGAGCCAGCAGCATCAGACCATTGGGAACGTACCAGCCACCGTTGTTTACGGTGGCGAAGATTTCCACACCAAACAGGTTGCCCGCACCAAAGAGTTCACGGAAGAAAGCAACAATCATCAATACACAGCCGTAGCCCAGACCGTTACCGAAACCGTCCAGGGCTGACAACATGGGACCGTTTTTCATAGCGAAGGCTTCCGCACGACCCATGACGATACAGTTGGTAATGATCAGGCCAACGAATACCGACAGCTGCTTGGAGATGTCGTAAGCGTAAGCTTTCAGGATCTGGTCAACCACGATTACCAGCGAGGCAATCACCGTCATCTGGCAGATAATACGAATACTGTTGGGAATCTGGTTACGGATCAGGGCAACCGCCAGGTTGGAGCAGGCGGTTACACCAATGACCGCCAGTGCCATTACCAGGCTGACCTGCATGCTGGTCGTTACCGCCAGTGCCGAACAGATACCGAGAATCTGCAGGGTAATGGGGTTATTCTTGACAACCGGTTCCAGCAGGATCTCTTTGGTCTTCACAGACATTAGGCATTCCCCGCTTGCAAATTATTCAGAAACAGTTTAAAGCCGGCATCAGACAACCAAAACTTGATCAGATTACTGACCCCATTGGCCGTCAACGTTGCTCCAGCCAGACCATCAATCTGGTTTACGGCACCCGGGCTGGTTGGATCAACGCCACCTTTGATAACGTGCAGGGCCACCTGGCCATCAACACCGTAAATTTCCTTGCCAACCCAGCGGGATTTCCATACCGGATTGCTGACTTCTCCACCCAGTCCGGGCGTTTCCGCCTGCTCAAAGAAACCAAAACCTTTCACGGTGTTCAGGTTGTTTTCCAGCGCCAGGAAGCCATACATGGTAGACCACAGGCCACGGCCGTGAACAGGCAGGATCAAGGTCTGCATTTCGCCATTTTCTTCAACCAGATAAACCTTGGCAACATCAGCCTGACGGGAAATACCGGCGATATCAGCACTGCCCAGGGCTCTGGATGCCTTGGTATCTTTTGCTGCAGTGCGCTGATCGTACTGGTCAACCGTCTGGCCATTGGCTTCGTCAACAAACTTACCGGTTTTCAGGTCAACCAGACGTGGCTGGATCTGCTTGTAAAGCTCGGCAACTTCAGAGGCATTCAAAGCCCTGGCATCACTGCTCAGACCGGCGATATCCAGAATGTTTCGCTGAACGTCCAGCTTGATATTCTGATCCTGAACCGGCTTCAGGAATACTGCCGCCATGGATACCAGCACCGAGCAGATCAGTGACAGGACCACGGTGACCAGCAGCGTCTTTTTAATCGTATCGTTTCCCATCAGGCCCGAGCCTCCCGACGCTTGATATTGGCCTCTACCACAAAGTGGTCAATCAACGGCGCAAACAGGTTGGCAAACAGAATGGCCAGCATCATCCCTTCGGGATACGCAGGGTTCACCACTCGAATCAGGACAACCATGAAACCAATCAGTGCACCGTAGAACCAGCGACCGTTGTTGGTCATGGAGGCGGATACCGGATCCGTGGTCATAAAGATCAGACCAAAGGCAAATCCACCCAGTACCATATGCCAATACCATGGCACCTGGAACATGTAATTGGTGTCAGAACCGATCACGTTGAACAGTGTAGACAGGGCAATCATACCAATCATGGTACCGGCTACAATTCTCCAGGAAGCAATGCCGGAGAACAGCAGAATTGCACCGCCGATGAAGATGGCCAGTGTGGAGGTCTCACCAACAGATCCCTGCATCACCCCAACAAACGCCTGCATCCAGCTGATGGACTGTTGCAGCGCTTCCATACCGCCCTGCTGGGCAACGCTCAACATGGTGGCACCGGAGAAGCCGTCAACTGCCGTCCACACCAGGTCACCGGAAATCTGCGCCGGATAAGCGAAGAACAGGAACGCACGGCCAGTAAGAGCCGGGTTCAGGAAGTTCTTGCCGGTACCACCAAATACTTCCTTACCGATAACCACACCGAAGGAAATACCCAGAGCCACCTGCCACAGCGGGATGGATGGCGGAACAATCAGGGCAAACAGCACCGAGGTAACGAAGAAACCCTCATTCACTTCATGCTTGCGGATGATGGCAAACAGCACTTCCCAGAAACCACCGACAAAGAAGGTCACAGCGTAGATGGGCAGGAAGTAAACGGCACCATAGATGATGTTATCCAGAATACTGGCAGGATCGTTACCGGCCAGCATGGCAATCAGCATTCCGTGCCAGTCAGTCGGGAGGGTACCCAAACCATTGGCAATGGCCGTGTTCGCCTGATAACCCACGTTCCACATACCGAAAAACATGGCCGGAAAAGTACATAACCAGACCAGCCCCATCATTCGCTTCAGATCAACGGCATCACGAACGTGGCTGGTGTTATGGGTTTTATCCAGCGGTGTATAGAACAGTGTGTCCGCTGCTTCATACAGCGCATAGAACTTTTCGTATTTACCGCCCTTGACGAAATGGGGCTCCATCGAGTCAAGGAGATTTCTTAATGGCTTCACTGATTACCCCTCCAGCTCAATACGGGTCAGGTTGTCACGCAGCAAGGGGCCGTACTCATATTTACCCGCGCAGACAAATGTGCACAGAGCCAGGTCTTCTTCTTCCAGTTCAAGCGCACCCAGTTTCTGAGCAGTATCGGTATCGCCAACAATAATGGCACGGAGCAGCTGAGTCGCCAGAATGTCCAGGGGCATCATCCGCTCATAATTACCGACCGGAACCATTGCACGCTCACCACCGTTAGTCGTTGTGGTGAAGTTGAACAGACGGCTCTTGCTGAGGCCAGAGGTCATTACCCGCAGTATGGAAAATCGGTCCACTGTTGGGTTAACCCAGCCCAGGAACAGACGTTCATCGCTCTCTTCCAGAACGGAAACCTGATTATGGTAACGTCCAAGGTATGCGAATGATCCACAGGCAGTGCGACCACCAAATACCGACCCAGAAATTATACGATTGATCGCAGGCTTCAGTTCACCAGCCGTGATTTCATCGGTGGAGGCACCCAGACGGGTACGAACCAGCCGAGGCTTGTCAACCTGAGGCCCTGCCAGGGCAACAACACGATCGGTGAAAAGCTTGCCGGTAGTGAACAGCTTGCCGACGGCAATCACATCCTGGTAACTCACCTGCCAAACCGTTTTGGTGGCAGAAACCGGATCCAGGAAATGAATGTGGGTACTTGGCAGGCCTGCAGGATGAGGACCAGCAAACTCTTCACTGTTGGCAATGCCTGCAGGAATGTTGGCTCCTGGTGCTTTACACAGGAAAATTTTGCCGCCACTGAGTTTACCCAGGATATTAATACCCTGTTCAAACGCTTCGGCTTGCTCACTGATCACCACCTCTGGATTTGCAGCCAGCGGATGAGTATCAATCGCTGTGACAAAAACTGACGCCGGGCGGGTTCCCAATGCGGGCACCTTACTGAACGGACGGGTGCGCAGAGCAGTCCAGAGACCGGATTCATTCAGCTGCGCTTCAACCTGATCAGCGGTCAGACCCGCCAGCTCTTCAGGCTGGTAGGCAGTGAAGGTTTCTTCTTCTTCCTGGCCACTGTTATCGGACTCAATATCAATCACAACGGATTGCAAAACCCGTTTTTCACCACGATTAATTGCTGAAACTGTACCGCCAGCCAGTGCTGTGTACCGGATACCCGGTGTTTTCTTATCGGTAAAGAGCAGTTGCCCTTTTTTAACTCGATCTCCCACAGCAACCGCCATCGTAGGCTTCATACCTACGTAATCAAAGCCAATCACGGCGACAGAGCGTGCTGCTCTACCTTCCGATATACTTTGTTCAGGCGATCCTGAGATCGGGAGATCCAGCCCCTGTTTGATTTTGATCATACCTTTCGCCTAATCAATCAAGTTGAGGTCAGGAGTAACCCGTCTCTCCGGTGATCTGGAACTGTCTGACGAATTAAGAAAGCTATAGCTTGACATTTTTCTCTATTGATAAATCAACAAGCCAAAGCGCCCGGTGACCAGAGCACTGGCCGGGAGCACTGCACATTCGAGTCAGTAGACAACTTGAAAAGGGGTACAAACCTGCCGGGCAAGGCAAAACCCTGAAACCAGAGGCATCAGAGTCAAACAGCAGAAGCTGGTAGCACACCCTTTCTCAAGGTTACTGCTGCGCAGTTATATCCCCGGAAAGCAGTCTGGCAATCCGATCAGACACAGAAAAAGCTCCGCTGAAAATCAGCAAAATTCTGAAGGACATCCAGACAGACACGCGTCGAAATTTGAGAACATTAAGTTCCTTATATTTAGCCGAAGCATGATCGGAAATTCCGTATCTGAGCCTAAATCCGCAACATCACCGATGAAAATGGTGGGGCAATTATAAAGAGACTGGAGGTGATATGCCATACTGGCAGGCAGGATATTTTCATCAATATCTATTAGAAATAACCAACAAATA is a window encoding:
- a CDS encoding ankyrin repeat domain-containing protein; translated protein: MVAACRYGNVDFIRSHYAKSPDDITRCYCSNTHSEEVPLIVIATESKQLEVVRLLLDYHPNAIIPRCKIETDALAIALDKGHLEIADLLLSRHINVVPSDLYRAARQTNSSETFIRILEKLRENRSPDDFHRVINGSVTKDISPLRDCASRGTADNVKALLKYGADVDAKGSNGHTALYFAAVNGHLDVVQPLLKHGADTNVTVYNGLSMLLATIQYGHYRVATVLAKHPGTDIHLAYEEETPIMACFEAYRSGISVDMELVKTLVQAGAHIDRGKIPPFAHAIMHYTSEVVSVLIDGQNRGKINQPVFTGEQSIELFCNDQNQLRSEFVEYYSHFKSEDSSGMRPLTLAIFCKKPRTAQLLINAGARATRNDQKLAAIKEIRELIIFPPSQQLLCTSGASHSQEAQATEINNPLATAIIAGTSAEDIISRYRVNKKGKKPLVDEAVVDLTESIKLLETKFSATSERDNYCKCLKRSDGKGMRPITLAVLYQNQTAFESLIKAGAFIRINDYRLAGLVNNKAMQQTIYQKLTKEHQQRLDEKHRQ
- a CDS encoding TetR/AcrR family transcriptional regulator, whose translation is MAKISSEERARRQQSYDAVILNIFMTESWEAITYDRLSRELDISKSTLQRYYPSRMHFVSALEGNVMPIVARNLDWLYFDYELLYSEN
- a CDS encoding IS4 family transposase encodes the protein MVVISRRLYRQSDVGSPTGDFHPISSCPCRAYQAVYDALKEAFPGRFSTVSPAAVELHTTMDLLTNNLVRVQLTEDTRSERDCLPPLPTSMAYILMLMDAGYFELELFAAIDDREGSFICKAPQSINPTILSAVREDGKNLNRYKGQKLKDVLSGFPKDQCLDLDVEWPGFKAWPFRLVVRWNDKKQKWVFVVTNLNRVEFTLSDVLQAYRLRWQIELIFKEIKSYSGWHRFNTKSATLVFSLILMSFVVVTLKRYLAHAAQANLCESGSIEEISTHKVMKSGTHLFGNVISSLINAGKSLVSCIKKLLDFWGNNAKREHPARDGCSGRTRLGFCAVGGA
- a CDS encoding SDR family oxidoreductase; amino-acid sequence: MGFTTVLVTGATSGFGLASARLFAEHGYSLIITGRRSERLKALAEELSVKVPVHCVTLDVRDARAVSDMVDALPESFRNIEVLVNNAGLALGAGPAWEASLEDWHTMIDTNVTGLVNVTHKLLPILRAQPKAAIINLASVAANWAYPGSHVYGGSKAFVAQFSRNLRCDLAGSGVRVTSLEPGMCETEFSLVRFKGDQAKSDSIYQGVNPLRPEDIADIILWIAQQPAHININSLEVMPTSQAWDNFKVVRTAD
- a CDS encoding IS66 family transposase; translation: MIPELPATMSAEILLKENAELRMRVACLEERCRELEEKVGKNSQNSSKPPSSDGYQKPCKNSNSPDHSDDLSADKGTDPSDEKPNPKSLRQSSGNKAGGKKGHQGTCLKQVDIPDYIEYLPVKECNKCQASLLDSEPVKYIERQVFEPGRPGEFEVTAHRAEVKICTCGCRNQAEFPEGVTAAAQYGSATQAMAVYLNQYHFLPFKRVSEYFNTLYKMSVSAGSVANFVARTYENLASTEEVIRDALRESSVAGADETGMRAEGSLHWLHVMRDEQWTLYYLSEKRGREAMDTMGILLTFAGVLVHDHWKSYFAYAATHVLCNAHHLRELLGVVDRDSNQLALRLMKLLRLSWHYCKGFKTIGMLQMPSVVCERIEKIYDRLLQRALMKEVVYMEKQREELKRKKVKNTKAYNLFKRLTEFKAETLRFMSDFTIPFDNNGSERDVRMAKLKQKISGCFRSADGGSMFARIRSYLSSARKQGMDIYQSLHRAVRNYCNMPLLSAE